The Macadamia integrifolia cultivar HAES 741 unplaced genomic scaffold, SCU_Mint_v3 scaffold3278, whole genome shotgun sequence genomic interval CTGAAGGTTGGTCAGGTTTGATATGGCCGCTGGAATAGAGCCCGAAAGGTTATTGCGTGATAGGATTCTGCAAAATAaagataaatgattttttttttttttggtggggcgGGGGGAGAAAAGCTGTTAGAATGAGAAATGTAAAGATGGGAATTTAAAGTAGAAAATCAGCAcaaatgaaatatattttaGCTTATTAGTGGATAAATACGGAAAATTGTCTATTCTGtcagtttagttttttttatttatttggtaaaGCACAAGAAACAGTTACAAATAGATTCATGGTtataaattaatataaaaaccTTAAATAGTATTGCATTGCCCTTAAAGGACTAGAAATTACTTGCAACTGTAAGTTTCGGATTATCATTTGgacactcattttttttttttaattgtaagaCCTTGGGCAACAAATGTCACAAGTAATAAAatagatttgaatgaaaaataCATCCCCTTTTTTAATCAAGAATTCTAACCTTTTCTtaacattttcccaaaaaagatCACAAAAATTACCAAACACAAGATTTCCAGCAATGGATTTTAGGCACAAAACCAGCATCCCAAAATCTGATCCCAATCCCCACCACCATTGTGGTGACCAAGGCAATGCAAACTAAATTTTGTAAATCACTCCGATTAACAAGATACTCAACTTGTGATGAATATAGCCCTATAGTTCTTGAACACTCATCAGTGAACTGGAGTTCAGTCCTTTGAGAGACCAAATTATTGGGACAGTTCTTCTGCCACTAATTTCCAGAAGTCTGCCTTTTATGTCATAATGGGGCCAACTCTTAGAGAATACAAAAATTCTTCAGAATGCTAATTAACAGTGGATAACAATTTTGAACATAAAAGAGGTGTACTGGTTTAGATAGGGAATTTGACGAACAACTGGCCAAACAACCAAAGATCAAAAAAACCTTCCTAGAAAGGCTTCTAGAGAAACtcagtttcattttttaatataacaGTAAGAATAgatgaataaaagaaagcaGCAAATAAAGCTGAAATGTGATACAGCTAGAGGGAAGGCAACTACTTACAGAGATGTTAAAGACAAGCACTTCACAATCTCGGTCGGAATTTTTCCAGCTAGGAAGTTATTCTCCAACCTCAACTCTTTCAAAGAAACAGCTCCTCCAATATAAGAAGGGATGCTTCCATTGAGTCGATTCTCACTCAAATCAAGAACATTTAAGGCCTTCAATTCACCTATGCTCTCCGGAATACCACCAACCAGAGAGTTCCTGGACATATTCAAGTATTGGGCGTTGCTAAGAAGCCCAATATCAGCAGGAATTTCACCAGAAAATGCATTGTCAGATAAATCCAATAGATGTAGGTTTGGAAAGGAAGTCTCCACCGATGAAGGGGAAGGATCTTTTATCTTTCCACTCAGCCTATTCTCAGAAAGCCTAGGCACCTGCAAATTGACTCCAGAAATCCACGCTGGGAAGTTACCAGTTAAAGAATTCCGGCTACAATCCAGAGCAGAAAGGGCTTTGCAATTGATCATTGACTCTGGCAAGCTCCCACTAAACCCGTTCCCAGATAGATTCAACACCTCCAATGACTGAAAATTCCCCAGTGAATCTGGAATCTGGCCAGAAAATCTATTCCCAGAAAGATCTAAAGTTTGAAGGTTTCTAATTTCTCCAATCCATGTAGGAACCTCTCCAACAAATGAATTCCCTCGCAGACTTAAGGAAGTACACATGGTAAGCTTCTGCATTGAATCTGGGAGGCTCCCTGATAGAGAGTTATCACCAAAGTCAAGCATTTTCAAGAGTATACAACCTCCAATGCCATCTGGCAACTGCCCAGAAAACTGGTTCCTGCCTAAATTAATTGCTCTTAAATTATACAAACCTTCTATGCCTTTCGGAATTTCACCCTCCAGCAAATTATCAGATAAATCAAGAGAGCGAAGACCATTCAAAGACCAGATTCCAGAGGGCAACGAACCAGAGAGTCGATTTGAGGAGAAGTTAACGGCCGTTAATGTGGAACACGTGCTCAAGCTCTGCGGGATCTCTCCAGAGAAGTTGTTCCTGGCAAACGAAACTACTCTTAAAGAGCTACATTGTCCGAAAAGTTCATTCGGTATTGGCCCAGAGAGATTGTTCTCACTCAGGTCAACATTTCGGATGTTCTGAAACTGTGCTAAGCTGAAGTTAATGGTCCCCGTGAAGTCGTTCTTTGAGAGGGACAATTTGCGGAGAAATTGCAGTCGGAGGAGTCCTCGTCCGATCCGTCCGGAAAGGGAGAACCCATCCAGAACTAGTTCAGAGACTCTGTTGGTTCGAGGGTTGCATTTCACCCCGACCCAGTTGCAGGGACGATCATCATCTTCGTTCCAAGATACGAGTTTCGACTCTGGATCTTTGACGTCGGCCTTGAAGACAATCAACCCAAGAACGTCATCGTTGAGATTTGGATCCACAGATCTCACGAAAACTGGAACTAGAGCGAGGAAGAGTAGGAACTTATGTAGCTTTCTCATTTTAATCGTTAGCTGAGAAAATCTTAAGCTGCCATTACAGACCTCAGAGAACCTCGTCGCAAACCCAACCTGAAGCTGCCAAATATGAATGATTACTAAGATGACAAACCTTACATATAAACGAGAAAAAAGAATAGCTTACACCTACGAATACCTGAAGAACCTTGAAACGCCACCAACAGGGTTTGCAGCAAGAGAAAGACACTTCACTagctttagagagagagagagagattaaaacTGATCAAACAGCACGATTCTGAGTAAATGTAAGCAGAAGCAAGACAATGACCGCCGCATTCTACTTCCAAGTGGGGAATCTAAGATATGGTGCGAGAAGAGCTACACTACAGAACCAAAAGAACAGAATACGAGCTTTCTCGGAGCTGAAAAGATTGATTCAACAATAGACACCTTCCTCAGGAAAAATTTCTGAGCTATTCTTCGAAAAGAACAACTAACGCCTCCTCAAGAGCTGTCCAAATAAACAAAAGCTCCCACTTTGTCCCCTTTGCCCTACTGCCCCAAGCAGCTAAAAGAATGAGTTTTTAGAAACGGCAAGGTTACTTTTCAAAGCAGCAGAAGTTCAGCAATATTACGAG includes:
- the LOC122067965 gene encoding probable LRR receptor-like serine/threonine-protein kinase IRK, whose product is MRKLHKFLLFLALVPVFVRSVDPNLNDDVLGLIVFKADVKDPESKLVSWNEDDDRPCNWVGVKCNPRTNRVSELVLDGFSLSGRIGRGLLRLQFLRKLSLSKNDFTGTINFSLAQFQNIRNVDLSENNLSGPIPNELFGQCSSLRVVSFARNNFSGEIPQSLSTCSTLTAVNFSSNRLSGSLPSGIWSLNGLRSLDLSDNLLEGEIPKGIEGLYNLRAINLGRNQFSGQLPDGIGGCILLKMLDFGDNSLSGSLPDSMQKLTMCTSLSLRGNSFVGEVPTWIGEIRNLQTLDLSGNRFSGQIPDSLGNFQSLEVLNLSGNGFSGSLPESMINCKALSALDCSRNSLTGNFPAWISGVNLQVPRLSENRLSGKIKDPSPSSVETSFPNLHLLDLSDNAFSGEIPADIGLLSNAQYLNMSRNSLVGGIPESIGELKALNVLDLSENRLNGSIPSYIGGAVSLKELRLENNFLAGKIPTEIVKCLSLTSLILSRNNLSGSIPAAISNLTNLQTVDLSLNTLTGILPKQLANLPHLVSFNVSHNHLQGELPAGGIFNTISPSSVSDNPSLCGSVVNRSCPGVLPKPIVLNPNSSTDSSGDVSISSNLRHKKIILSISALIAIGAAALIALGVIAVTVLNLRVQAATSHSAAALTLSGVDEFSHSPTTDANSGKLVMFSGDPDFSTGAHALLNKDCELGRGGFGAVYQTFLRDGRPVAIKKLTVSSLVKSQEDFEREVKKLGKIRHQNLVALEGYYWTPSLQLLIYEFVSGGSLYKHLHEGAGGNFLSWHERFNIILGTARSLAHLHRMNTIHYNLKSSNVLIDSSGDAKVGDFGLARLLPMLDRYVLSSKIQSALGYMAPEFACRTVKITEKCDVYGFGVLVLEVVTGKRPVEYMEDDVVVLCDMVRGALEEGRVEECVDTRLGGNFPAEEAIPVMKLGLVCTSQVPSNRPDMAEVVNILELIKCPSEGQEELG